AGCCGCAACGCCTCCAGCTCGGCCTCGGCCTGCCGGCGTTCGGTCACATCCTGCAGCAGCAGCTGGATATGGTCGTCGTCGCCGAACTTCAACCGACTGGCGCGAATCTCCACCTGGCGCCGCCGCGTGGTCAGGCAAACCTCCTGCGCCGCCTGGCCCTGCCGCACCACCGCCGCCAGCAGCGCCTCCACCTGGGGCCAGACCGTCGTGCTGTGCAGTTCGCGAATGGCCAGCCCCGTCTGATCACCCGCCAGGCCCAGCAAGCGGGCCGCCGCCGGATTCATGCGCTCGACCTCGCCCTGGGGCGACAGCACCACGATGGCCTCGCGCGACTGTTCAAACAGGGCGGCATAAGCCTGCTGCTCGCGCGCCACCGCGCTGCTGAGCGGGTCAAGGCCATAACGGCGCACCACCCGCCAGACCAGAAAACCGAACACCAGTGTCAGCAGCAGCAGGCCACTGGTCACCTTGAGGCTGTGTCGACCCCACCAGCCGGGAACCTGGCCATCGCTGCGACGTAACTGCAGCCGCCCCAGCAGCTCACCGGCAACAGCAATCTCCAGCTGCGCCTGACGTAGTCCGGTGCTTGGCTGCGGCCGCTCGGCCTGGTACAGCATAAAACCGTTGGGCGCCTGCAACGCCACGCCGGCAATCAGCGCATCCTGTTCAAAGTAGCCCTCCAGCAGGGCGCGGACCTGCACATAGTCGCCCCGCAACAGCGGATCGCGCAGCTGGGCCCGCAGCAGATTCTGTTCACTGACAAAGCTCTGCTGCAGGGTCTTCTGCAGACCCAGCTGGCGCGCCCGCTGGATCAGCAGACTCTGCAGCAGCACAAACAGCAGCAACAGCAGCAGCACCACCGCCAGGGTACGACCATAACCCGTCGAAAATTTAGTGCGCAGGCGTGACACCAGCTGCTTCCTCCCCCTGTTCCATACCCGCGACGCCTTGATCCTGCGCCCAGTCCACTGGCGTGTCCGCAAGAGACTCCAGCCCCCGCAGACCGTCGTAGTCGCTGTCCTGCACCGGCGCCACGCAGCGGGCATCGGGACGCAGCGCCCGCAACAGCGTCCGGCCTTCGGCACTCAGATGCAGCTGCTGCAGGGCCGTGCGCAGGCAATCCACCAGCTGCGGCTCAAGGGTCGGGCTGGCGATAAACAGGTGATCGGCCACCGGCGGCAACGGCGCCAATACCCGCAGGCCCGCCCCCTGCAGGCTGTCGAGCACCTCCTGCTTGACCGCGCCGGCGGCATAGCGCCCCGCCAGCACCGCGTAAGCCACGTTATCGTGGTTGCCCAGAAAAGCCACCGCCGCCAGATCCTCCAGCCCCAGCCGATGCTCGGCCAGCACCGCCCGGGGCACCATGCAGCCCATGGTGGAATAGGGCGCCACCAGCGCCAGGGTCTGACCGCGCAGATCGGCAACCTGGCGCAGCGGGCTGTCCTGCCGCACCACCAGAGCGCCGCGCAGCAATCCCCGGCCGTCGCTCAGGCTGCCGAGCAACTGCAGGCGGGGCTGCTGCTGGCGCAACCGGACATAGAGGGTCGGGCCGGTGAAGGCCAGCTCCAGCCCCGGCTGGCCGAACTGTTCGGCCATGTCACCAAAACTGGGCAGAATCCGCCACTGCACCGGTCGGCCACAGACCCGGCTGAGGTGCGCGCACAGCGGCGCGAAACGCCGTTGCAGTTCCGCGGCATTGAGATAGGGGTGCACCCCCAGGGTCAGACTGTCCGGGTTCAGGCTGCGGCTGGGCACATAATGGGCCGCCGCCGGTGGCTGGCCCGGCCCCAGCAGCACCAGCGCCAGGCAGGCACACAGCAATGCCAGCCGCCGCTGCCAGCCGAGGCTAAAAACCGTAACAGATCGCGTCGTCCCAAGCATCCGTTTCATCCTTTTCTGGGCGCTGCTGGTGCCAGCGCAAAACCGCCGTGGGAGCGTTTTTACACCGCCAGCAAGCCATCAGCGTTCCAGTTGCAGCACCCTGGCCGCCAACTGGTCAAGAGGCAGCGACAGATCGACCCCGCCCGCCTTGACCGCTTCCTTGGGCATGCCATAGACCACACAGGTCGCCTCGTCCTGCGCCAGGGTGGCGGCACCCGCCTCCTTCATTTCCTTCATGCCCCTGGCGCCATCGTCGCCCATGCCGGTCATGATAACGCCAATGGCGTTCTTGCCGGCGTAACGGGCCGCGCTGCGGAACAGCACATCCACCGACGGCCGATGGCGCGAAACCAGCGGCCCGTCCTTGATTTCGACATAATAGCGCGCGCCGCTGCGCTTGAGCAGGGTATGACGATTGCCCGGCGCGATCAGGGCGCGGCCGCGGATCACCGAATCGCCATCGGCCGCCTCCTTGACCGACAAGCGGCACAGCCCATCGAGGCGGCGGGCAAAGGCGGCGGTGAAATTCTCCGGCATGTGCTGGACAATCACGATACCCGGCGCATCGGCCGGAAACTGCAGCAGAAATTCACGCAAGGCCTCGGTACCGCCGGTGGAGGCGCCGACCACCACCACCTTTTCAGTGGTCTGCACCAGGGCGCGGCTCGAACCCTTTTCCAGCACGGCGTCGGCGGTCAGCTTGGGCGCCACCGTCAGGGACGGCCGGCCGGTGGGGCGCAGTCGCGCCTGCGCCGCCGCCTTGACGGCATCGCAGATACGCACCCGCGATTCCTCCAGAAACTGCTTGGTGCCCAGCTGCGGCTTGGTAATGATATCGACGGCGCCATATTCCAGCGCCCTGAGCGCCGTTTCCGACCCCTGGGCCGTCAGACTCGAACACATGACCACTGGAATCGGATGCTGGGTCATGATCTTTTTCAGAAAGGTCAGGCCGTCCATTCGCGGCATCTCGACATCCAGCGTGATGACATCGGGAATCTGCTCCTTCATGCGCGCCGCGGCGATGAAGGGATCGCCGGCAGTGGCCATGACCTCGATCTGCGGGTCGGACGCCAGGATGCTGCTGAGAGCCTCGCGCACCACGGCGGCATCGTCAACGATCAGAACACGAATCTTCTCGGCCATGGCCTGCCTCCCGGCAAAAAAGATGAAGTCGCAAAACGTCCGGCCCTGGGCGCGTTGCTGAGCTGTTACCACCTCAGCAAAAAAGGGTTCAGGGCTCAGACCGCAGCCAGCGCCGGCTGGTGACGGTAAACGGTCGGCGCGATCTGCTGCAGGGGCACCGCATAGCCATGCAGCGATTCCGAATGCCCCAGAAACAGATGGCCGTCGGGCTGCAGATGACGGCAGAATTTCTGCACCAGCCGCTCCTGGGTCGGGTGATCGAAATAGATGATCACATTGCGGCAGAAAATGACATCTAGAACAAAGGGCAGGGCAAACTGTTCGTCCATGAAGTTGAGCCGGCCGAAACGCACATGCCGGCGCAGCTCCGGCACAATGCGCACCAGCGGGCTGGTGCGGTCGCGGCTGCGCAGCAGGTAGCGGCGGCGCAAGGCCATGGGCACCGGCGCGATCCGCTCCTCGTGATAGACCGCCTGCTTGGCCTGATCGAGCACACGGGTGGAGATATCGGTGGCGATGATTTCGAAGACAAAATCGCTGTGCTGGCGGGCATAGTCATCCAGCACCATGGCCAGGGTATAGGGTTCCTCGCCGCTGGAACAGCCGGCACTCCAAACGCGGAAGCTGCGCCGGCCCAGGCGCTGCCAGGCCGGCAGCACCTGACCGACCAGGTAGTCGAAATGGCTCGGTTCGCGAAAAAAATCGGTCTTGTTGGTGGTAACGGCGTTGAACAGATGAATCTTTTCCAGCTGCTGGCCGCGGGGGCTGAACAGATAGTCGCAGT
The Desulfuromonas thiophila genome window above contains:
- a CDS encoding PhnD/SsuA/transferrin family substrate-binding protein, with amino-acid sequence MLGTTRSVTVFSLGWQRRLALLCACLALVLLGPGQPPAAAHYVPSRSLNPDSLTLGVHPYLNAAELQRRFAPLCAHLSRVCGRPVQWRILPSFGDMAEQFGQPGLELAFTGPTLYVRLRQQQPRLQLLGSLSDGRGLLRGALVVRQDSPLRQVADLRGQTLALVAPYSTMGCMVPRAVLAEHRLGLEDLAAVAFLGNHDNVAYAVLAGRYAAGAVKQEVLDSLQGAGLRVLAPLPPVADHLFIASPTLEPQLVDCLRTALQQLHLSAEGRTLLRALRPDARCVAPVQDSDYDGLRGLESLADTPVDWAQDQGVAGMEQGEEAAGVTPAH
- a CDS encoding protein-glutamate methylesterase/protein-glutamine glutaminase — protein: MAEKIRVLIVDDAAVVREALSSILASDPQIEVMATAGDPFIAAARMKEQIPDVITLDVEMPRMDGLTFLKKIMTQHPIPVVMCSSLTAQGSETALRALEYGAVDIITKPQLGTKQFLEESRVRICDAVKAAAQARLRPTGRPSLTVAPKLTADAVLEKGSSRALVQTTEKVVVVGASTGGTEALREFLLQFPADAPGIVIVQHMPENFTAAFARRLDGLCRLSVKEAADGDSVIRGRALIAPGNRHTLLKRSGARYYVEIKDGPLVSRHRPSVDVLFRSAARYAGKNAIGVIMTGMGDDGARGMKEMKEAGAATLAQDEATCVVYGMPKEAVKAGGVDLSLPLDQLAARVLQLER
- a CDS encoding CheR family methyltransferase, with product MDIGPAEFRRISAYIYDELGIRLTDNKRTMLAGRLHKRLRELQLATVSDYCDYLFSPRGQQLEKIHLFNAVTTNKTDFFREPSHFDYLVGQVLPAWQRLGRRSFRVWSAGCSSGEEPYTLAMVLDDYARQHSDFVFEIIATDISTRVLDQAKQAVYHEERIAPVPMALRRRYLLRSRDRTSPLVRIVPELRRHVRFGRLNFMDEQFALPFVLDVIFCRNVIIYFDHPTQERLVQKFCRHLQPDGHLFLGHSESLHGYAVPLQQIAPTVYRHQPALAAV